GCCGGACAATCCTTTTGCCGGCAACACCCAGGGTTTTCGCGAAGAAATTTTTGCTTACGGATTCCGCAATCCTTGGCGCTTCAACATCGATCATGTCACCGGGAAAATCTGGGTGGGCGACGTAGGATTCGATAGCTGGGAAGAAATCAACGTCGTTGAGTGCGGCAAAAACTATGGCTGGAGCCAGACCGAAGGCATGGGTTGCCGCCCGGGAGTAAATTGCGATATTGGCAAATACGATCCGCCGGTTTATGTTTATGCAAACCGCGACGTTGATTGTTCGATAACAGGCGGCGCCGTTTACCGCGGCCCGGGCCGTCCCGAGCTTGCCGGAAAATATATTTACGGCGATTGGTGCTCCGGTCGCGTTTGGTCTCTGGAAGACAACGGCGACGGCTCTTACACCAACACCTTGTTGACCGATGAAGACTTTCGCATATCATCCTTCGGCCAGGATGAGAATTATGAGATCTACGTCGTTGCGCTTAATTTTTCCAGCCCGACAAAAATCTACAAGTTTGAGTCGGCGCCAACTTCCGTTGAGGAATCGGACCAAGTGGCGAAGTCATTTTCCTTGTTGCCGAACTATCCCAATCCGTTCTGGAGCGCAGCGACATCCCGCTCTGCGGGAAACCCTTCTACCAGCA
The genomic region above belongs to Cytophagia bacterium CHB2 and contains:
- a CDS encoding T9SS type A sorting domain-containing protein, translated to PDNPFAGNTQGFREEIFAYGFRNPWRFNIDHVTGKIWVGDVGFDSWEEINVVECGKNYGWSQTEGMGCRPGVNCDIGKYDPPVYVYANRDVDCSITGGAVYRGPGRPELAGKYIYGDWCSGRVWSLEDNGDGSYTNTLLTDEDFRISSFGQDENYEIYVVALNFSSPTKIYKFESAPTSVEESDQVAKSFSLLPNYPNPFWSAATSRSAGNPSTSIAYQLEIEADYELAIYDMAGRRVRLLESGHKTPGSYSSVWNGRNDNGELVGSGVYAIRLESGNREIVRRVTLLK